In Schlegelella aquatica, one DNA window encodes the following:
- a CDS encoding DNA polymerase III subunit chi: protein MTEIAFHFNVRDRMAYACRLLRKAWRSGAQVGVVGHEAWLAELDRALWSFEPVEFVPHAWAGRAAGPVAALTRVWLARTPGELPHHAVLVNFGDDVPPGFERFERLIEVVTTDEGDRLAGRRRWKHYSDRGYAIVRYEVPA, encoded by the coding sequence ATGACCGAGATCGCCTTCCACTTCAACGTGCGCGACAGGATGGCCTATGCGTGCCGTCTGTTGCGCAAAGCCTGGCGCAGCGGCGCCCAGGTCGGGGTGGTGGGGCACGAGGCGTGGTTGGCCGAGCTGGACCGCGCCCTGTGGAGCTTCGAGCCGGTGGAGTTCGTGCCGCATGCCTGGGCAGGGCGAGCCGCGGGGCCGGTGGCGGCCCTGACGCGCGTGTGGCTCGCCCGCACGCCGGGGGAGCTGCCCCACCACGCGGTGCTCGTCAACTTCGGCGACGACGTGCCTCCCGGGTTCGAGCGGTTCGAGCGGCTGATCGAGGTGGTCACCACCGATGAGGGGGACCGCCTGGCAGGGCGCCGCCGCTGGAAGCACTACAGCGACCGCGGGTACGCCATCGTGCGGTACGAGGTTCCGGCATGA
- a CDS encoding NfeD family protein codes for MTELSAPMVWWIAAGLAVALELATGTFYLLMFALGLACAALAAHAGASFTLQLVVASAVGGGAVAGWHVRRTKHPQSAPAQSNPDVNLDIGQRLQVDTWGSDGTARVQYRGTAWTARYAGPGNPSAGLHVVRAVEGNVLVVERA; via the coding sequence GTGACCGAACTGAGCGCCCCCATGGTGTGGTGGATTGCCGCGGGCCTCGCCGTGGCGCTGGAGCTGGCCACCGGCACCTTCTACCTGTTGATGTTCGCCCTCGGCCTGGCCTGCGCCGCGCTCGCCGCGCACGCCGGGGCCTCCTTCACGCTGCAGCTCGTCGTGGCCTCGGCCGTCGGCGGTGGCGCGGTGGCTGGGTGGCACGTCAGGCGGACCAAGCACCCCCAAAGCGCCCCTGCGCAGTCCAACCCGGACGTGAACCTCGACATCGGGCAACGGCTGCAGGTGGACACCTGGGGTTCGGACGGCACCGCGCGCGTGCAGTACCGCGGCACGGCGTGGACCGCCCGCTACGCCGGCCCCGGCAACCCGAGCGCCGGCTTGCACGTCGTGCGCGCGGTCGAGGGCAACGTGCTCGTCGTCGAGCGCGCGTGA
- a CDS encoding branched-chain amino acid ABC transporter substrate-binding protein: MQFKLNLIVGAAALSMAGAAFAQDVVRIGHVGPTSGGIAHLGKDNEFGARMAIDELNAKGVTIGGKKVKFELLAEDDAADPKQGTAAAQKLVDSKVHGVVGHLNSGTTIPASKIYSDAGIPQISPSATNPKYTRQGFKTTFRVVADDVHLGQTLGKYAVTQLKGKTIAVIDDRTAYGQGVADEFEKGVKAAGGQIVAREFTNDKATDFTAILTSIKGKNPDIVFYGGMDAVAGPMLRQMKQLGINAKFMGGDGICTGELPKLAAGTMADNQVYCAEAGGVEGEQKKTLDDFKARFKKKFGVDVQIYAPYVYDAVNVMVDAMVKAGSSDPAKYLPVLAKTQGYKGVTGVISFDEKGDIKNGALTLYTYKGGNRQQLAVVR, translated from the coding sequence ATGCAATTCAAACTGAACCTGATCGTGGGCGCCGCCGCGTTGTCGATGGCCGGTGCGGCCTTCGCTCAAGACGTGGTGCGGATCGGCCACGTCGGCCCCACCAGCGGTGGTATCGCTCACCTGGGCAAGGACAACGAGTTCGGCGCCCGCATGGCGATCGACGAGCTCAATGCCAAGGGCGTGACCATCGGCGGCAAGAAGGTGAAGTTCGAGCTGCTGGCCGAGGACGATGCGGCCGACCCCAAGCAGGGCACCGCCGCTGCGCAGAAGCTGGTCGACTCCAAGGTTCACGGCGTGGTCGGCCACCTGAACTCGGGCACCACCATTCCTGCCTCCAAGATCTACAGCGACGCCGGCATCCCGCAGATCTCGCCGTCGGCCACCAACCCCAAGTACACCCGTCAGGGCTTCAAGACGACCTTCCGCGTCGTGGCTGACGACGTGCATCTGGGCCAGACGCTCGGCAAGTACGCCGTCACCCAGCTCAAGGGCAAGACGATCGCCGTCATCGACGACCGCACCGCCTACGGCCAGGGCGTGGCCGACGAGTTCGAGAAGGGCGTGAAGGCCGCCGGCGGTCAGATCGTCGCTCGCGAGTTCACGAACGACAAGGCCACGGACTTCACCGCCATCCTGACCTCCATCAAGGGCAAGAACCCCGACATCGTCTTCTACGGTGGCATGGACGCGGTGGCCGGCCCGATGCTGCGCCAGATGAAGCAGCTGGGCATCAACGCCAAGTTCATGGGCGGCGACGGCATCTGCACCGGCGAGCTGCCGAAGCTGGCGGCCGGCACGATGGCCGACAACCAGGTCTACTGCGCCGAGGCCGGTGGCGTCGAAGGCGAGCAGAAGAAGACGCTGGACGACTTCAAGGCCCGCTTCAAGAAGAAGTTCGGCGTCGACGTCCAGATCTATGCCCCGTACGTCTATGACGCCGTCAACGTCATGGTCGACGCGATGGTCAAGGCCGGCTCGTCCGACCCGGCCAAGTACCTGCCGGTGCTGGCCAAGACCCAGGGCTACAAGGGCGTGACCGGTGTCATCAGCTTCGACGAGAAGGGTGACATCAAGAACGGCGCGCTGACCCTGTACACCTACAAGGGCGGCAACCGCCAGCAGCTGGCCGTGGTCCGCTGA
- the lptF gene encoding LPS export ABC transporter permease LptF: protein MLFDSSLRRELARSFGATLVVLLTIVLTMMLIRTLGQAASGSIAPQHVVLLLGYVVLGYLPLILCLSLFVATVSTLSRMYRDSETTIWFASGVPLTRFLRPVLRTAAPVLAVTAVAALLVWPWANQRSAELRQLYERRSDLSRVAPGQFQTSSDGRRVFFVERNTEGGQVGRNVFVLIREPDRETVASASTGRVSFEGEDRFLVLERGQRYDQNLQTGAKTIAQFEQYRLLTGEKASTGAADLPPKARSTLELWRRPSDLHWGELVWRLGLPLVAFNLLLIGVALSAFNPRRAGSWNLLLALLVFIVYFNLLNLSQAWVAAGRVHPAAALLAVHGVPAVIGWFGVRWREAGPPWRRWAAARAAR from the coding sequence ATGTTATTCGATTCCTCCTTGCGCCGAGAGCTGGCCCGCAGTTTCGGGGCGACCCTGGTGGTGTTGCTGACCATCGTCCTCACGATGATGCTCATCCGCACCCTCGGGCAAGCAGCCAGCGGCAGCATCGCCCCGCAGCACGTCGTGCTGCTGCTCGGCTACGTCGTGCTCGGCTACCTGCCTTTGATTCTGTGTCTGTCGCTGTTCGTGGCCACGGTCAGCACCTTGTCGCGCATGTACCGCGACAGCGAGACGACCATCTGGTTTGCGAGCGGCGTGCCGCTGACCCGCTTCCTGCGCCCCGTCTTGCGGACCGCCGCGCCGGTGCTTGCGGTCACCGCGGTGGCGGCGTTGCTGGTCTGGCCCTGGGCCAATCAGCGCAGTGCCGAGCTGCGTCAGCTCTACGAGCGCCGCTCGGATCTGTCCCGTGTGGCGCCCGGCCAGTTCCAGACTTCGAGCGACGGCCGGCGCGTGTTCTTCGTGGAGCGCAACACCGAGGGCGGTCAGGTGGGCCGCAATGTCTTCGTTCTGATCCGCGAGCCGGACCGGGAGACCGTTGCGTCGGCGAGCACGGGACGGGTGTCGTTCGAGGGCGAGGACCGCTTTCTGGTGTTGGAGCGGGGGCAGCGCTACGACCAGAACCTACAGACGGGGGCCAAGACGATCGCCCAGTTCGAGCAGTACCGCCTGCTGACCGGCGAGAAGGCCTCGACGGGGGCCGCCGACCTGCCCCCCAAGGCGCGCTCGACCCTCGAGCTGTGGCGCCGTCCGAGCGACCTGCATTGGGGCGAGCTGGTCTGGCGTCTGGGACTGCCGCTGGTCGCCTTCAATCTTCTGCTGATCGGCGTGGCGCTGTCGGCGTTCAATCCCCGACGGGCGGGCAGCTGGAACCTGCTGCTCGCGCTCCTGGTGTTCATCGTGTATTTCAATCTGCTCAATCTGTCGCAGGCCTGGGTGGCGGCGGGGCGCGTCCACCCGGCGGCGGCATTGCTGGCGGTGCATGGCGTGCCCGCCGTGATCGGTTGGTTCGGCGTGCGCTGGCGCGAAGCCGGCCCGCCCTGGCGACGCTGGGCGGCTGCCCGGGCGGCGCGCTGA
- a CDS encoding glucokinase: MSASLTPYPDPRLLADIGATYARFCLEQVPGRFEQVRVLPCADYPGFLDVMQAYLQTLPEGVKPRHAAVAIANPIEGDWVRMTNRDWAFSIQEVQRQLGLATLLVVNNFTALAMSLPRIGAEGREQVGGGEPEPNGVIGLLGPGTGLGVSGLVPTGDRWTTLATEGGHVSFSPGDEREMRILAYAWKTLPHVSAERLVSGPGLELIYEALTEGDPEAERPLPAARIVQRAIEKSCRWSAEAVECFCNMLGTVASNLALTLGATGGIYIGGGIVPRLGRTFVESGFRARFESKGRFSGYVARIPTYVLTAENPAFHGVSSLLAEHVPAHEGGNPLMERVRAARAQLSPAERRVADFVLENPRTVLNDSVAVIAQMAEVSQPTVIRFCRSLGFQGLADFKLKLASGLTGNIPVQRTQVRRQDATPDLCAKVLDNTISAIVQFRESLNVEAVDRAIEILRAAQRVEFYASGNSAVVALDAQHKLFRFRIPAAAHTDAALQALAADLLGPQDVAVFISSSGQSTELVRAAALAQEHGAAVIAITASKSPLARKATVCIPVDHGEDSTTFIAMISRILHLLVVDMVAVGVAMRRDPAAALPQLQAGSAGAGPGVLISHVV, encoded by the coding sequence ATGAGCGCGTCCCTCACGCCCTATCCCGACCCCCGGTTGCTGGCCGACATCGGCGCGACCTACGCCCGCTTCTGCCTCGAGCAGGTGCCCGGCCGCTTCGAGCAGGTGCGCGTGCTGCCGTGCGCCGACTACCCGGGGTTCCTCGACGTCATGCAGGCTTACCTGCAGACCCTGCCCGAGGGCGTGAAACCCCGGCACGCGGCGGTCGCGATCGCCAATCCGATCGAAGGCGACTGGGTGCGCATGACCAACCGGGATTGGGCGTTCTCGATCCAGGAGGTTCAGCGCCAGTTGGGGCTGGCCACGCTCCTGGTGGTGAACAACTTCACCGCCCTGGCCATGTCGCTGCCCCGCATCGGTGCCGAGGGCCGCGAGCAGGTCGGGGGCGGCGAGCCCGAACCCAACGGCGTGATCGGCTTGCTCGGCCCCGGCACGGGCTTGGGGGTGTCGGGCCTCGTCCCCACGGGCGATCGCTGGACGACGCTCGCCACGGAGGGCGGCCACGTCAGTTTCTCGCCCGGCGACGAGCGCGAAATGCGCATCCTCGCCTATGCGTGGAAGACGCTGCCGCACGTGTCGGCCGAGCGGCTCGTTTCGGGGCCGGGCCTCGAACTCATCTATGAAGCGCTGACCGAGGGAGACCCCGAGGCCGAGCGTCCGCTGCCCGCGGCCCGGATCGTGCAGCGCGCCATCGAGAAGAGCTGCCGCTGGTCCGCCGAGGCGGTCGAGTGCTTCTGCAACATGCTGGGCACCGTCGCGTCGAACCTGGCGCTCACCCTCGGCGCCACCGGCGGCATCTACATCGGCGGCGGCATCGTGCCCCGCCTCGGCCGCACGTTCGTGGAATCGGGCTTCCGTGCACGCTTCGAAAGCAAGGGGCGGTTCTCGGGGTACGTCGCGCGCATCCCGACCTACGTGCTCACCGCCGAGAACCCGGCCTTCCACGGCGTGTCGTCGTTGCTCGCCGAGCACGTGCCGGCACACGAAGGCGGCAACCCCCTGATGGAGCGAGTCCGCGCAGCCCGGGCTCAGCTGTCGCCCGCCGAGCGGCGCGTGGCCGACTTCGTCCTCGAAAACCCGCGCACGGTGCTCAACGACTCGGTCGCCGTGATCGCCCAGATGGCCGAGGTGAGCCAGCCCACCGTCATCCGCTTCTGCCGCTCGCTGGGGTTCCAGGGCCTGGCGGACTTCAAGCTCAAGCTCGCCTCCGGCCTCACCGGCAACATCCCCGTGCAGCGCACCCAGGTCCGCCGGCAGGACGCCACGCCCGACCTTTGCGCGAAGGTGCTCGACAACACCATCTCGGCCATCGTGCAGTTCCGTGAATCGCTCAACGTCGAGGCGGTGGACCGGGCGATCGAGATCCTGCGCGCGGCCCAGCGGGTGGAGTTCTATGCCAGCGGCAACTCCGCCGTCGTGGCGCTGGACGCCCAGCACAAGCTGTTCCGCTTCCGCATCCCTGCGGCCGCGCACACGGACGCGGCCCTCCAGGCCCTGGCCGCCGACCTGCTCGGCCCGCAGGACGTGGCCGTCTTCATCTCCAGCTCCGGGCAATCGACCGAACTCGTGCGGGCCGCCGCGCTCGCTCAAGAGCACGGCGCGGCGGTCATCGCGATCACCGCGAGCAAGTCGCCGCTGGCTCGCAAAGCGACCGTGTGCATTCCGGTGGACCACGGCGAAGACAGCACCACCTTCATCGCGATGATCTCGCGCATCCTGCACCTGCTGGTGGTGGACATGGTCGCGGTCGGCGTCGCGATGCGACGCGACCCGGCCGCCGCCCTGCCTCAGCTGCAAGCCGGCTCAGCCGGTGCAGGGCCAGGGGTGCTCATCTCGCACGTGGTGTGA
- a CDS encoding arginine/lysine/ornithine decarboxylase → MMRFRFPIVIIDEDFRSENASGLGIRALAEAIQKEGFEVLGVTSYGDLSQFAQQQSRASAFILSIDDEEFGSGSKEEVDAALKNVRAFVSEIRFKNAEIPIYLYGETRTSQHIPNDVLKELHGFIHMFEDTPEFVARHIIREARSYLDSLAPPFFRALVGYAQDGSYSWHCPGHSGGVAFLKSPIGQMFHQFFGENMLRADVCNAVEELGQLLDHTGPVAASERNAARIFNADHCFFVTNGTSTSNKMVWHHTVAPGDVVVVDRNCHKSILHAIIMTGSVPVFLTPTRNHYGIIGPIPQSEFTREAIEKKIAANPLLQGVDAKKIKPRILTITQSTYDGILYNTETIKSMLDGYIDTLHFDEAWLPHAAFHGFYRGMHAMGKDRQKTKDSLVFATQSTHKLLAGLSQASQILVQESQERKLDRHLFNEAYLMHTSTSPQYAIIASCDVAAAMMEPPGGTALVEESIMEALDFRRAMRKVEKEFGRDWWFKVWGPEKLAPAGIGERDDWIIKGDARWHGFGKLADGFNMLDPIKSTIVTPGLDLNGKFSKTGIPASIVTKYLAEHGVVVEKTGLYSFFIMFTIGITKGRWNTLLTALQQFKDDYDKNQPMWRILPEFCAQHPRYERMGLRDLCQSIHETYAKGDIARLTTEMYLSDLQPAMKPSDAYARIAHRETERVEIDELEGRITTSLLTPYPPGIPLLIPGERFNKKIVDYLRFAREFNRKFPGFDTDVHGLVEELDEAGNAKYYVDCVRQD, encoded by the coding sequence ATGATGCGCTTTCGCTTTCCCATCGTGATCATCGACGAGGACTTCCGTTCCGAGAACGCCTCCGGCCTGGGCATACGCGCGCTGGCCGAGGCGATCCAGAAAGAAGGCTTCGAAGTGCTGGGGGTGACCAGCTACGGGGATCTTTCGCAGTTCGCGCAGCAGCAAAGCCGCGCCAGCGCGTTCATCTTGTCCATCGACGACGAGGAGTTCGGCTCGGGCTCGAAGGAGGAGGTGGACGCCGCGCTCAAGAACGTGCGTGCCTTCGTGAGCGAGATCCGCTTCAAGAACGCCGAGATCCCGATTTACCTGTATGGCGAGACGCGCACCTCCCAGCACATTCCCAACGATGTGCTCAAGGAGCTGCACGGCTTCATCCACATGTTCGAGGACACGCCGGAGTTCGTGGCGCGCCACATCATCCGCGAGGCCCGCAGCTACCTGGATTCGCTGGCGCCGCCGTTCTTCCGTGCGCTGGTGGGGTACGCGCAGGACGGTTCCTACTCCTGGCACTGCCCGGGCCACTCGGGCGGTGTGGCCTTCCTCAAGAGCCCGATCGGGCAGATGTTCCATCAGTTCTTCGGCGAGAACATGCTGCGCGCCGATGTGTGCAACGCCGTCGAAGAGCTGGGGCAGCTGCTGGACCACACCGGGCCGGTGGCCGCGTCGGAACGCAATGCGGCGCGCATCTTCAACGCGGACCATTGCTTCTTCGTCACCAACGGCACCTCCACCTCCAACAAGATGGTGTGGCACCACACCGTGGCGCCTGGCGACGTGGTGGTGGTGGACCGCAACTGCCACAAGTCCATCCTGCACGCCATCATCATGACGGGGTCGGTGCCGGTGTTCCTCACGCCGACGCGCAACCACTACGGCATCATCGGTCCGATCCCGCAAAGCGAGTTCACGCGTGAAGCGATCGAGAAGAAGATCGCCGCCAACCCGCTGCTGCAGGGCGTGGATGCCAAGAAGATCAAGCCGCGCATCCTGACGATCACACAGAGCACCTACGACGGCATCCTCTACAACACCGAGACGATCAAGTCGATGCTCGACGGCTACATCGACACCTTGCACTTCGACGAGGCCTGGCTGCCGCACGCGGCGTTCCACGGCTTCTATCGCGGCATGCATGCGATGGGCAAGGACCGTCAGAAGACCAAGGACTCGCTGGTCTTCGCCACCCAGTCCACGCACAAGCTGCTGGCGGGCTTGAGCCAGGCCTCCCAGATCCTGGTGCAGGAGTCGCAAGAGCGCAAGCTCGATCGGCACCTGTTCAACGAGGCGTATCTGATGCACACCTCGACCTCGCCGCAGTACGCGATCATCGCGTCGTGCGACGTGGCCGCGGCGATGATGGAGCCCCCGGGCGGCACCGCGCTGGTGGAAGAAAGCATCATGGAGGCGCTGGACTTCCGTCGCGCGATGCGCAAGGTGGAGAAGGAGTTCGGCCGCGACTGGTGGTTCAAGGTCTGGGGGCCGGAGAAGCTCGCGCCGGCCGGCATCGGCGAACGCGACGACTGGATCATCAAGGGCGACGCCCGCTGGCACGGCTTCGGCAAGCTGGCCGACGGCTTCAACATGCTGGACCCGATCAAGTCCACCATCGTGACGCCGGGCCTGGACCTGAACGGCAAGTTCTCCAAGACGGGCATTCCCGCCTCGATCGTCACCAAGTATCTGGCCGAGCATGGCGTGGTGGTCGAGAAGACCGGGCTCTACTCGTTCTTCATCATGTTCACCATCGGCATCACCAAGGGCCGTTGGAACACGCTGCTGACGGCGTTGCAGCAGTTCAAGGACGACTACGACAAGAACCAGCCGATGTGGCGCATCCTGCCCGAGTTCTGCGCGCAGCACCCGCGCTACGAGCGCATGGGCCTGCGCGACCTGTGCCAGAGCATCCACGAGACGTACGCCAAGGGCGACATCGCGCGCCTGACGACCGAGATGTACCTGTCGGATCTGCAGCCTGCGATGAAGCCGAGCGACGCCTACGCGCGCATCGCGCACCGCGAGACCGAGCGCGTGGAGATCGACGAGCTCGAGGGCCGCATCACGACCTCGCTGCTGACCCCGTACCCGCCGGGCATCCCGCTGCTCATCCCGGGCGAGCGATTCAACAAGAAGATCGTGGATTACCTGCGGTTCGCGCGCGAGTTCAACCGCAAGTTCCCGGGCTTCGACACCGACGTGCACGGGTTGGTCGAAGAGCTGGACGAGGCGGGCAACGCCAAGTACTACGTGGACTGCGTGCGGCAGGACTGA
- a CDS encoding SPFH domain-containing protein, translating to MEIFAIVLVVIAVIFIVRSLKVVPQQHAWVVERLGRYHSTLTPGLNILVPFIDRVAYKHSLKEIPLDVPSQVCITKDNTQLTVDGILYFQVTDPMRASYGSSNYIIAITQLAQTTLRSVIGKMELDKTFEERESINAAVVNALDEAALNWGVKVLRYEIKDLTPPNEILRAMQQQITAEREKRALIAASEGRKQEQINIATGEREAFIAKSEGEKQAEINRAQGEASAILAVAEATAEAIRRIASAIREPGGMDAVNLKVAEKAVEAFGQLAQKNNTMIVPGNMSEVSGLIATAMSLYKGSAGPEARR from the coding sequence ATGGAAATCTTCGCCATCGTGCTGGTGGTCATCGCCGTCATCTTCATCGTGCGTTCGCTGAAGGTGGTGCCGCAGCAGCATGCCTGGGTCGTGGAGCGGCTGGGGCGCTACCACTCGACGCTGACCCCGGGCCTCAACATCCTCGTGCCCTTCATCGACCGCGTCGCCTACAAGCACTCGCTCAAGGAGATCCCGCTCGACGTGCCGAGCCAGGTGTGCATCACCAAGGACAACACCCAGCTCACGGTGGACGGCATCTTGTACTTCCAGGTGACCGATCCGATGCGGGCGAGCTACGGCTCCTCCAACTACATCATCGCGATCACGCAGCTCGCGCAGACCACGTTGCGCTCGGTGATCGGCAAGATGGAGCTGGACAAGACCTTCGAGGAGCGGGAGTCGATCAACGCGGCGGTGGTCAACGCCCTCGACGAAGCGGCACTGAACTGGGGCGTCAAGGTGCTGCGATACGAAATCAAGGACCTCACGCCCCCCAACGAGATCCTGCGTGCGATGCAGCAGCAGATCACCGCCGAGCGCGAGAAGCGGGCCCTGATCGCTGCCTCCGAAGGCCGCAAGCAGGAGCAGATCAACATCGCCACCGGCGAACGCGAGGCGTTCATCGCCAAGTCCGAGGGCGAGAAGCAGGCCGAAATCAACCGCGCCCAGGGCGAAGCCTCGGCCATCCTCGCCGTGGCCGAGGCCACCGCCGAGGCCATCCGGCGCATTGCCTCCGCCATCCGTGAACCGGGCGGCATGGACGCGGTCAACCTCAAGGTCGCAGAGAAAGCCGTCGAGGCCTTCGGCCAGCTCGCGCAGAAGAACAACACGATGATCGTGCCCGGCAACATGAGCGAAGTCTCCGGCCTCATCGCCACGGCGATGTCGCTTTACAAGGGAAGCGCCGGGCCCGAGGCGCGCCGCTGA
- a CDS encoding leucyl aminopeptidase, with protein sequence MDFRFQSASPASWADVAADALVVVVTSQTQRKLEGALATLLKEAVAQGDFEFKAGRTLYMHRAAGVKAVRLVWVAAADESPKAARAAFAAAFGALKQGGTRHVAVAAAWEAGWQPAQAEALAAAAAEAAYVYRHTKPSAPKPAAWTKITVLGEKAEAKGVQEGLTRGAAISAGVTFARELANRPGNHCTPTVLAEEARALAEEYGLKVEVLDRKAVEKLGMGAFLAVARGSEEPLRFIVLRYDGAPRSKAPIVLVGKGITFDTGGISIKPAAEMDEMKFDMGGAASVLGTFRAIAELKPKLNLVGLIPACENMPDGKAVKPGDVVTSLSGQTIEILNTDAEGRLILCDALTYAERFKPAAVIDIATLTGACVIALGHHRSGLFSPDDELAAALQASGDKALDPCWRMPLDEEYDEALKSNFADVANVGGRAAGSVTAAMFLRKFTGKYRWAHLDIAGSAWKGGPAKGATGRPVPLLTHYLLDTAAAPSRA encoded by the coding sequence ATGGACTTTCGATTCCAATCCGCATCGCCTGCAAGCTGGGCCGACGTCGCCGCGGACGCCCTGGTGGTCGTCGTCACGAGCCAGACGCAGCGCAAGCTCGAAGGGGCCCTGGCCACGCTGCTGAAGGAGGCGGTGGCGCAGGGCGACTTCGAGTTCAAGGCGGGACGCACCCTTTACATGCATCGGGCCGCTGGCGTGAAGGCCGTGCGATTGGTGTGGGTGGCGGCCGCCGACGAATCCCCCAAGGCCGCGCGTGCGGCGTTCGCTGCCGCCTTCGGCGCGCTCAAGCAGGGCGGCACCCGGCATGTGGCAGTGGCCGCTGCGTGGGAGGCCGGCTGGCAACCCGCGCAGGCCGAGGCCCTCGCCGCCGCGGCGGCCGAAGCCGCCTACGTTTACCGCCATACGAAGCCGAGCGCGCCCAAGCCCGCTGCCTGGACGAAGATCACCGTGCTGGGAGAAAAGGCCGAGGCCAAAGGCGTCCAGGAAGGCCTGACCCGCGGTGCGGCCATCTCGGCAGGAGTCACCTTCGCGCGGGAACTCGCCAACCGACCGGGCAACCATTGCACGCCGACGGTCCTGGCCGAGGAGGCCCGGGCGCTGGCCGAGGAGTACGGTCTGAAGGTCGAGGTGCTGGACCGCAAGGCCGTCGAGAAGCTCGGCATGGGCGCTTTTCTTGCCGTCGCCAGAGGGTCGGAGGAGCCTCTGCGCTTCATCGTGCTGCGTTACGACGGCGCGCCGCGCAGCAAGGCGCCCATCGTGCTGGTGGGCAAGGGCATCACCTTCGACACGGGCGGCATCTCCATCAAGCCCGCCGCCGAGATGGACGAGATGAAGTTCGACATGGGCGGGGCGGCCAGCGTGCTCGGGACTTTTCGCGCCATTGCCGAGCTCAAGCCGAAGCTCAATCTCGTCGGCCTCATCCCGGCGTGCGAGAACATGCCCGACGGCAAGGCGGTCAAGCCCGGAGACGTCGTCACCAGCCTGTCCGGCCAGACGATCGAGATCCTCAATACGGATGCCGAGGGCCGGCTCATCCTCTGCGATGCGCTCACCTATGCCGAGCGCTTCAAGCCCGCCGCCGTCATCGACATCGCGACGCTGACCGGGGCTTGCGTCATTGCGCTCGGCCACCATCGCAGCGGTCTGTTCTCGCCCGACGACGAGCTCGCTGCCGCCTTGCAGGCCAGCGGCGACAAGGCGCTGGACCCGTGCTGGCGCATGCCGCTGGACGAGGAGTACGACGAGGCGCTCAAGAGCAACTTTGCCGATGTGGCGAATGTGGGCGGGCGCGCCGCCGGCTCCGTCACGGCCGCGATGTTTCTGCGCAAGTTCACCGGCAAGTACCGCTGGGCGCATCTCGACATCGCCGGCTCCGCCTGGAAGGGCGGGCCGGCCAAGGGCGCCACCGGCCGCCCGGTGCCCTTGCTGACGCACTATCTCCTCGACACCGCGGCCGCCCCCTCGCGCGCCTGA